A single region of the Anguilla rostrata isolate EN2019 chromosome 11, ASM1855537v3, whole genome shotgun sequence genome encodes:
- the angptl7 gene encoding angiopoietin-related protein 7 → MPKSTFLRLLAPGMMITVLLLLLAPGRAGAQSPRDPRKKAPGPAAAPKANAKGQCCEDVRALKVQVANLSSLLEELARAQDAAARQMRDLDGRNRVQEARVTEAESKYSEINNRVDIIQLQASQSLTQTSSDAIYDCASLYSRSYKISGEYKLPADGFLGTPELEVFCDMESDGGGWTVIQRRKVGLTSFDRDWKQYKKGFGAVRGDFWLGNDNIFRLTRQPTVLHIELEDWEGEVRHAEYKYFTLSNELNSYKLFIAGYSGNAGQDSLRYHNNTNFSTKNKDNDKCVDDCAQLRKGGYWYNCCTDSNLNGVFYRYGEHTRNSDGITWYGWHGPNYSLKRVEMKIRPQNFQP, encoded by the exons ATGCCGAAGAGCACGTTTCTGAGGCTGCTGGCCCCGGGGATGATGATCACggtgctgctcctgctcctggcccCGGGCCGGGCGGGGGCCCAGAGCCCGCGGGACCCCCGGAAGAAGGCGCcggggccggcggcggcgcCGAAGGCCAACGCCAAGGGCCAGTGCTGCGAGGACGTGCGGGCGCTGAAGGTGCAGGTGGCCAACCTGAGCAgcctgctggaggagctggcgcGCGCGCAGGACGCCGCCGCGCGCCAGATGCGGGACCTGGACGGCCGCAACCGCGTCCAGGAGGCCCGCGTGACCGAGGCCGAGAGCAAGTACTCCGAGATCAACAACCGCGTGGACATCATCCAGCTGCAGGCCTCCCAGTCCCTCACCCAGACCTCCTCGG ATGCCATCTATGACTGCGCGTCGCTGTACAGCAGGAGCTACAAGATCTCCGGGGAGTACAAGCTGCCAGCCGACGGGTTCCTGGGCACACCGGAGCTGGAG gtgtTCTGTGACATGGAGAGCGACGGCGGCGGCTGGACGGTGATCCAGCGGCGCAAGGTGGGCCTGACGTCCTTCGACCGCGACTGGAAGCAGTACAAGAAGGGCTTCGGGGCCGTGCGCGGGGACTTCTGGCTCGGCAACGACAACATCTTCCGCCTGACCAGGCAGCCCACCGTGCTGCACATCGAGCTGGAG gactgGGAAGGCGAGGTTCGCCACGCGGAGTACAAGTACTTCACCCTCAGCAACGAGCTGAACAGCTACAAGCTGTTCATCGCGGGCTACAGCGGCAACGCGGGCCAGGACTCGCTGCGCTACCACAACAACACCAACTTCAGCACCAAGAACAAGGACAACGACAAGTGCGTGGACGACTGCGCCCAGCTGCGCAAAG gagGCTACTGGTACAACTGCTGCACCGACTCGAACCTGAACGGGGTGTTCTACCGCTACGGGGAGCACACCCGAAACAGCGACGGCATCACCTGGTACGGCTGGCACGGGCCCAACTACTCCCTCAAGCGGGTGGAGATGAAGATCCGACCACAGAACTTTCAACCGTAG